A window of the Lolium perenne isolate Kyuss_39 chromosome 7, Kyuss_2.0, whole genome shotgun sequence genome harbors these coding sequences:
- the LOC127318482 gene encoding F-box protein At1g10780 translates to MECDGMDALPDGVVQSILSQLSNARDVAACSGVSRCWRDCVPFLPSLYFPRSAFDSAAAGGATATAADDAIGRMVEAATRLEELVIYCPFSSTHLPRWLALRSASLRVLELRVDSAADKAAASDAGSGHLDCIGLVSTLQELRLWGLTMTRAPAWGQLARLRVLEIVGAHLEDLAVCGAVHACPSLTDLALLGCECAGAVNFTLPLLQRCRLDFVGSGTCALTLAAPHVESLEVQGFNWIVLQGGDRLKRLTIAKNTGSVSSVWIEKLPVLDHLSLRGVQWSWGAVSYLLQCAAEVRHLVMKVEFCGDFDTLQPFPEVDLVEFFNTHPKLRRFEIHGAMFAALCQKNSLKNLDSRFSISSLEEVLITVRSPLNAEQKLITLESLVCCSPRLLNMVIRISQMKNCHEASDEFFEEICKFAHVNKGRVRIE, encoded by the exons ATGGAGTGCGACGGGATGGACGCGCTCCCGGACGGCGTGGTGCAGAGCATCCTCTCGCAGCTCAGCAACGCCCGCGACGTCGCCGCCTGCTCGGGGGTCTCCCGCTGCTGGCGCGACTGCGTGCCCTTCCTCCCCTCCCTCTACTTCCCGCGGAGCGCCTTCGACTCCGCCGCCGCGgggggcgccaccgccaccgccgccgacgacgccaTCGGCCGGATGGTCGAGGCCGCGACCCGCCTCGAGGAGCTCGTCATCTACTGCCCCTTCTCCTCCACCCACCTCCCGCGCTGGCTCGCGCTGCGGAGCGCCTCCCTCCGCGTGCTCGAGCTCCGGGTCGACTCCGCCGCCGACAAGGCGGCCGCGTCCGACGCCGGATCCGGCCACCTCGACTGCATCGGGCTCGTCTCCACCCTCCAGGAGCTGCGGCTCTGGGGCCTCACCATGACCCGGGCCCCGGCCTGGGGCCAGCTGGCGCGGCTCCGCGTGCTCGAGAtcgtcggcgcgcacctcgaggaCCTCGCCGTCTGCGGCGCCGTCCACGCCTGCCCCAGCCTCACCGACCTGGCCCTCCTAGGCTGCGAGTGCGCCGGCGCGGTAAACTTCACCCTCCCCCTGCTCCAGCGCTGCCGCCTCGACTTCGTCGGCTCCGGCACCTGCGCGCTCACGCTCGCCGCGCCCCACGTCGAGTCGCTCGAGGTCCAGGGGTTCAACTGGATCGTCCTGCAGGGCGGCGACCGCCTCAAGCGCCTCACCATCGCCAAAAACACCG GGAGCGTGTCTTCCGTGTGGATCGAGAAGCTCCCGGTGCTGGACCACCTGTCGCTGCGCGGCGTGCAGTGGAGCTGGGGAGCCGTCAGCTACCTGCTGCAGTGCGCCGCCGAGGTCAGGCATCTGGTCATGAAGGTCGAGTTCTGCGGCGACTTCGACACGCTCCAGCCCTTCCCCGAGGTGGATCTCGTTGAGTTCTTCAACACCCACCCCAAGCTCCGCAGGTTCGAGATCCATGGTGCCATGTTCGCGGCGCTGTGCCAGAAGAACAGCCTCAAAAAC CTGGACTCGAGGTTCTCCATATCTTCACTGGAGGAGGTGCTCATCACCGTGCGCTCGCCCTTGAACGCCGAGCAGAAGCTGATCACCCTCGAGTCCCTCGTCTGTTGCAGCCCGAGGCTGCTGAACATGGTCATTAGGATCTCGCAGATGAAGAACTGCCACGAGGCTTCAGATGAATTCTTCGAAGAGATTTGCAAGTTTGCGCACGTCAATAAGGGCAGAGTGCGGATAGAGTAG